GGCGGCAGTGTAGACCGTCAGTGCGAGGGTCAAAGCCAGCAGTTCAGGAATCAGCACCCAGCCGCCAACAAAGTTGAAGCCTTTCAGTTCAGGTACTTCCCAATGCACCGGTGCACCGAAGATCAGCGCGCACAGCGCCGGGATCACGATGAACAGCGCCAGGCCTGCCCAGAACTTGTGGAACGGGACGCCGGTGGCTTCGAAGCGTTTGTTCGCCCAGCGTGTCATGAACACGATGGCAACAATGGCCAGCACCACGCTGATCACGAAAGGCCACGCGGCATCGGTGGCAATCGCGGCCGGCATGTTCAGGCCGCGGCTGCTGACGAAGAACGACCCGAAAAACCCGTGTGCAGCCCGCGGACCCGGCAGGGTCAGGAACACCGCGAAGTACCAGAACAGGATCTGCAGCAGTGGCGGGATATTACGGAAGACTTCGACGTAAACCGTCGCCAGCTTGTTGATGATCCAGTTGTTGGACAGACGCGCGACGCCGACGATGAAGCCCAGCAGGGTCGCGAGGATCACGCCGATGAATGTCACCAGCAGCGTGTTGAGCAAACCGATCAGGAAAACCCGCGCGTAGGTGTCCGACTCCGTGAACGGAATCAGGTGCTGCGCGATGCCGAAGCCGGCACTGTTTTCAAGGAAACCGAAACCTGAGGTGATACCCCGGTGTTGCAGGTTGGTCTGGGTGTTATCGAACAGATACCAACCCATCGCGACTACGGCGACAACCGTAATTATCTGAAATAGCCACGCACGCACTTTAGGGTCGCTGAAGCTGAGCCTCTGCTTGGGTGCGCTGATTTGATTTTGCATGGAGTGCCCCGGAAGAAATGCAACAAAGCGCCCGGCTGCGGATCACGCAGCCGGGCGCAGGTCAATCAACGCACTGGTGGTGCGTATTGAATGCCGCCAGCGTTCCACAGAGCGTTCTGACCACGAGCGATCTCCAGAGGAGTGGCTGCGCCCAGGTTCTTCTCGAAGATTTCGCCGTAGTTACCCACTTGCTTGACGATCTGCACGACCCAGTCTTTCTTCAGCTTGAGCTGCGGACCGTAGTCGCCGT
The nucleotide sequence above comes from Pseudomonas lutea. Encoded proteins:
- a CDS encoding amino acid ABC transporter permease, which translates into the protein MQNQISAPKQRLSFSDPKVRAWLFQIITVVAVVAMGWYLFDNTQTNLQHRGITSGFGFLENSAGFGIAQHLIPFTESDTYARVFLIGLLNTLLVTFIGVILATLLGFIVGVARLSNNWIINKLATVYVEVFRNIPPLLQILFWYFAVFLTLPGPRAAHGFFGSFFVSSRGLNMPAAIATDAAWPFVISVVLAIVAIVFMTRWANKRFEATGVPFHKFWAGLALFIVIPALCALIFGAPVHWEVPELKGFNFVGGWVLIPELLALTLALTVYTAAFIAEIVRSGIKSVSHGQTEAARSLGLRPGPTLRKVIIPQALRVIIPPLTSQYLNLAKNSSLAAGIGYPEMVSLFAGTVLNQTGQAIEVIAITMSVYLAISISISLLMNWYNKRIALIER